The genomic segment CAGCAGGTTCGGCAGGTTGTTGGGGGTACACTTGTAGGTGCGCAGTTCAAACGTGCGCGGGGTTGCGTCACCCGACGGCTTGATTTCCGGCGAGAAATCCGTCGCCTGCAGAAACACGCTTTCCGCCTTCGCCACAATTTTGCCATCCGCCTCGGACGCTTTACGCGCGGCGGCCCAATCCGGATCGGCGCCGAACGCCTTCCACATCTTTTCCCGTTCCTCGCGGCTGGGGAAGGCGAGGATATAGATCAACTTGTTGTCCGGGTTTTCCAGCGGAATCCAGTAACCGATGTTCACCATGCCGTGCTTCGCGAACAGCTTGCAGGTGTGATCCCGGAACCGGGCCTGAAGGGCATCCAGCCTGCCCGGCGCAGCATAATACGTCCGCATTTCATAGCACCGGGTATCCTTGCCAGCGGGCACATCTGCGGCAGTCAGGGTGATCGCT from the Verrucomicrobiota bacterium genome contains:
- a CDS encoding NIPSNAP family protein, coding for MKSLFSTMALGLLSLAITLTAADVPAGKDTRCYEMRTYYAAPGRLDALQARFRDHTCKLFAKHGMVNIGYWIPLENPDNKLIYILAFPSREEREKMWKAFGADPDWAAARKASEADGKIVAKAESVFLQATDFSPEIKPSGDATPRTFELRTYKCTPNNLPNLLARFRDHTVKLFEKHGITNVGYWTPMDKNKGADDTLIYILAHQSKEAAAESFKNFRADPEWVKVKAASEQAAGGSLTQASNGVVSVFMKATDFSTLK